A genomic window from Vitis riparia cultivar Riparia Gloire de Montpellier isolate 1030 chromosome 16, EGFV_Vit.rip_1.0, whole genome shotgun sequence includes:
- the LOC117933731 gene encoding stilbene synthase 4-like, producing the protein MASVEEIRNAQRAKGPATVLAIGTATPDNCLYQSDFADYYFRVTKSEHMTELKKKFNRICDKSMIKKRYSHLTEEMLEEHPNIGAYMAPSLNIRQEIITAEVPKLGKEAALKALKEWGQPKSKITHLVFCTTSGVEMPGADYKLANLLGLEPSIRRVMLYHQGCYAGGTVLRTAKDLAENNAGARVLVVCSEITVVTFRGPSEDALDSLVGQALFGDGSAAVIIGSDPDTSIERPLFQLVSAAQTFIPNSAGAIAGNLREVGLTFHLWPNVPTLISENIENCLTKAFDPIGISDWNSLFWIAHPGGPAILDAVETKLGLDKQKLKATRHILSEYGNMSSACVLFILDEMRKKSLKEGKTTTGEGLDWGVLFGFGPGLTIETVVIHSVGTDSN; encoded by the exons ATGGCGTCTGTGGAGGAAATTAGAAATGCTCAGCGTGCCAAGGGTCCGGCCACCGTTCTAGCCATTGGCACAGCTACCCCGGACAACTGTCTGTACCAGTCTGATTTCGCTGATTACTATTTTCGGGTCACTAAGAGCGAGCACATGACCGAGCTCAAGAAGAAGTTCAACCGCATTT GTGATAAATCAATGATCAAGAAGCGTTATAGTCATTTGACCGAAGAAATGCTTGAGGAGCACCCAAACATTGGTGCTTATATGGCTCCATCTCTTAACATACGTCAAGAGATTATTACTGCTGAGGTACCCAAGCTTGGTAAGGAAGCGGCATTAAAGGCTCTTAAAGAGTGGGGTCAACCCAAATCCAAGATTACCCATCTTGTATTTTGTACAACTTCGGGTGTAGAAATGCCCGGTGCCGACTATAAGCTTGCTAATCTTTTAGGCCTCGAACCATCTATCAGAAGAGTGATGTTGTACCATCAAGGGTGCTATGCAGGTGGAACTGTCCTTCGAACCGCTAAAGATCTTGCAGAGAATAATGCAGGAGCACGAGTTCTTGTGGTGTGCTCTGAGATCACTGTTGTTACATTTCGTGGTCCTTCCGAAGATGCTTTGGACTCTTTAGTTGGCCAAGCTCTTTTCGGTGATGGGTCTGCAGCTGTAATCATTGGATCAGATCCAGATACCTCGATTGAACGACCACTCTTTCAACTTGTTTCAGCAGCCCAAACATTTATTCCTAATTCAGCAGGTGCTATTGCAGGCAACTTACGTGAAGTGGGTCTCACCTTTCATTTGTGGCCTAATGTGCCTACCTTGATCTCTGAAAACATTGAGAATTGTTTGACTAAGGCTTTTGACCCAATTGGTATTAGTGATTGGAATTCCTTATTCTGGATTGCTCATCCAGGTGGCCCAGCTATTCTTGACGCAGTTGAAACAAAACTCGGTTTAGATAAACAGAAACTCAAAGCAACAAGGCATATTCTAAGTGAATATGGGAACATGTCAAGTGCATGTGTCCTATTTATTTTGGACGAGATGAGAAAGAAATCGCTCAAGGAAGGCAAAACGACGACAGGTGAAGGATTGGATTGGGGTGTCTTGTTTGGCTTTGGGCCAGGCCTAACCATTGAGACCGTTGTGATCCATAGCGTTGGTACAGATTCAAACTAG
- the LOC117933741 gene encoding stilbene synthase 3, translated as MASVEEIRNAQRAKGPATILAIGTATPDHCVYQSDYADYYFRVTKSEHMTELKKKFNRICDKSMIKKRYIHLTEEMLEEHPNIGAYMAPSLNIRQEIITAEVPKLGKEAALKALKEWGQPKSKITHLVFCTTSGVEMPGADYKLANLLGLETSVRRVMLYHQGCYAGGTVLRTAKDLAENNAGARVLVVCSEITVVTFRGPSEDALDSLVGQALFGDGSAAVIVGSDPDVLIERPLFQLVSAAQTFIPNSAGAIAGNLREVGLTFHLWPNVPTLISENVEKCLTQAFDPLGISDWNSLFWIAHPGGPAILDAVEAKLNLDKKKLEATRHVLSEYGNMSSACVLFILDEMRKKSHKGEKATTGEGLEWGVLFGFGPGLTIETVVLHSIPMVTN; from the exons ATGGCTTCAGTTGAGGAAATCAGAAATGCTCAGCGTGCCAAGGGTCCGGCCACCATCCTAGCCATTGGCACAGCTACCCCCGACCACTGTGTCTACCAGTCTGATTATGCTGATTACTATTTCAGGGTCACTAAGAGCGAGCACATGACTGAGTTGAAGAAGAAGTTCAATCGCATAT GTGACAAATCAATGATCAAGAAGCGTTATATTCATTTGACGGAAGAAATGCTTGAGGAGCACCCAAACATTGGGGCTTATATGGCTCCATCTCTTAACATACGCCAAGAGATTATCACTGCTGAGGTACCCAAACTTGGTAAGGAAGCAGCATTGAAGGCTCTTAAGGAGTGGGGTCAACCCAAATCAAAGATCACCCATCTTGTATTTTGTACCACCTCGGGTGTAGAAATGCCTGGTGCAGATTATAAACTCGCTAATCTCTTAGGCCTCGAAACATCGGTTAGAAGAGTGATGTTGTACCATCAAGGGTGCTATGCAGGTGGAACTGTCCTTCGAACAGCTAAGGATCTTGCAGAGAATAATGCAGGAGCAAGAGTTCTTGTGGTGTGCTCTGAGATCACAGTTGTTACATTTCGTGGCCCTTCCGAAGATGCTTTGGACTCTTTAGTTGGCCAAGCCCTTTTTGGTGATGGGTCTGCAGCTGTAATTGTAGGATCAGATCCAGATGTCTTAATTGAACGACCACTCTTCCAGCTTGTCTCAGCGGCCCAAACATTTATTCCTAATTCTGCAGGTGCAATCGCAGGAAACTTACGTGAGGTGGGACTCACCTTTCATTTGTGGCCCAATGTGCCCACTTTAATTTCTGAGAACGTAGAGAAATGTTTGACTCAGGCTTTTGACCCACTTGGTATTAGCGATTGGAACTCGTTATTTTGGATTGCTCACCCAGGTGGCCCTGCAATTCTTGATGCAGTTGAAGCAAAACTCAATTTAGATAAAAAGAAACTTGAAGCAACGAGGCATGTGCTAAGTGAGTATGGAAACATGTCAAGTGCATGTgtgttgtttattttggatgagATGAGAAAGAAATCCCATAAGGGGGAGAAGGCCACCACAGGTGAAGGATTGGAGTGGGGAGTATTATTCGGTTTTGGACCAGGCTTGACTATTGAAACTGTTGTGTTGCATAGCATTCCTATGGTTACAAATTAA
- the LOC117933742 gene encoding stilbene synthase 4-like, with protein MASVEEIRNAQRAKGPATVLAIGTATPDNCLYQSDFADYYFRVTKSEHMTELKKKFNRICDKSMIKKRYIHLTEEMLEEHPNIGAYMAPSLNIRQEIITAEVPKLGKEAALKALKEWGQPKSKITHLVFCTTSGVEMPGADYKLANLLGLEPSVRRVMLYHQGCYAGGTVLRTAKDLAENNAGARVLVVCSEITVVTFRGPSEAALDSLVGQALFGDGSAAVIIGSDPDISIERPLFQLVSAAQTFIPNTQGAIAGNLREVGLTFHLWPNVPTLISENIEKCLTQAFDPLGISDWNSLFWIAHPGGPAILDAVEAKLSLDKQKLNATRHILSEYGNMSSACVLFILDEMRKKSLKEGKTTTGEGLDWGVLFGFGPGLTIETVVLHSICMDSN; from the exons ATGGCGTCTGTGGAGGAAATTAGAAATGCTCAGCGTGCCAAGGGTCCGGCCACCGTTCTAGCCATTGGCACAGCTACACCGGACAACTGTCTGTATCAGTCTGATTTCGCTGATTACTATTTTCGGGTCACTAAGAGCGAGCACATGACCGAGCTTAAGAAGAAGTTCAACCGCATTT GTGACAAATCAATGATCAAGAAGCGTTATATTCATTTGACGGAAGAAATGCTTGAGGAGCACCCAAACATTGGTGCTTATATGGCTCCATCTCTTAACATACGCCAAGAGATTATCACTGCTGAGGTACCCAAGCTTGGTAAGGAAGCAGCATTGAAGGCTCTTAAAGAGTGGGGTCAGCCTAAATCGAAGATCACCCACCTTGTATTCTGTACCACTTCAGGTGTAGAAATGCCCGGTGCAGATTATAAACTCGCTAATCTTTTAGGCCTCGAACCATCTGTCAGAAGAGTGATGTTGTACCATCAAGGGTGCTATGCAGGTGGAACTGTCCTTCGAACCGCTAAGGATCTTGCGGAGAATAATGCAGGAGCACGAGTTCTTGTGGTATGCTCTGAGATCACTGTTGTTACATTCCGTGGGCCTTCCGAAGCCGCTTTGGACTCTTTAGTTGGCCAAGCCCTTTTTGGTGATGGGTCTGCAGCTGTGATCATTGGATCAGATCCAGATATCTCAATTGAACGACCACTCTTTCAACTCGTCTCAGCTGCCCAAACATTCATCCCTAATACCCAAGGTGCCATTGCAGGCAACTTACGTGAAGTGGGTCTCACTTTTCATTTATGGCCAAATGTGCCTACTTTAATTTCTGAGAACATAGAGAAATGTTTGACTCAGGCTTTTGACCCACTTGGTATTAGCGATTGGAACTCGTTATTTTGGATTGCTCACCCAGGTGGCCCTGCAATTCTTGACGCGGTTGAAGCAAAACTCAGTTTAGATAAGCAAAAACTCAATGCAACAAGGCATATTCTAAGTGAATATGGAAACATGTCAAGTGCATGTGTGTTGTTTATCTTGGATGAGATGAGAAAGAAATCGCTTAAGGAAGGAAAAACAACTACAGGCGAAGGATTGGATTGGGGTGTTTTGTTTGGCTTTGGACCAGGCCTAACCATCGAGACTGTTGTGCTGCATAGCATTTGTATGGATTCAAACTAA
- the LOC117933340 gene encoding stilbene synthase 1-like, which translates to MGLTFHLWPNVPTLIYENIEKCLTQAFEPLGISDWNLLFWITHLGGPAILDAVEAKLNLEKKKLEATRHVLSEYGNMSSACVLFILDEMRKKSLKGEKGTTGAGLDWEVLFGFGSGITIEIVVLHSIFTVTN; encoded by the coding sequence ATGGGACTCACCTTTCATTTGTGGCCTAATGTGCCTACTTTGATTTATGAGAACATAGAAAAATGCTTAACTCAGGCTTTTGAACCACTTGGTATTAGCGATTGGAACTTGTTATTTTGGATTACCCATCTTGGTGGCCCTGCAATTCTTGATGCAGTTGAAGCAAAACtcaatttagagaaaaagaaactcGAAGCAACAAGGCACGTGTTAAGTGAGTACGGTAATATGTCTAGTGCATGTgtgttgtttattttggatgagATGAGAAAGAAATCCCTAAAGGGGGAAAAGGGCACCACTGGTGCAGGATTAGATTGGGAAGTATTATTTGGTTTTGGATCGGGCATAACTATTGAAATTGTTGTGTTGCATAGCATTTTTACTGTTACAAATTAA
- the LOC117933341 gene encoding stilbene synthase 3-like — protein MASVEEIRNAQCAKGPSTILAIGTATLENCVYQSDYADYYFRVTKSEQLTELKKKFNRIYLVENNTEARVLVVGSEIIVITFRGPFETTLDSLVGQALFSNGFAAVIVGSDLGILIE, from the exons ATGGCTTCAGTTGAGGAAATCAGAAACGCTCAATGTGCCAAGGGTCCGTCCACCATCCTAGCCATTGGCACAGCTACTCTTGAAAACTGTGTCTACCAGTCTGATTATGCTGATTACTATTTCAGGGTCACTAAGAGCGAGCAATTGACTGAGTTGAAGAAGAAGTTCAATCGCATAT ATCTTGTAGAGAATAACACAGAGGCACGAGTTCTTGTGGTGGGCTCTGAGATCATTGTTATTACATTCCGTGGGCCTTTTGAAACCACTTTGGACTCTTTAGTTGGCCAAGCCCTTTTCAGTAATGGGTTTGCAGCTGTGATTGTTGGATCAGATCTAGGCATCTTAATTGAATGA
- the LOC117933545 gene encoding stilbene synthase 6-like gives MIKKRYIHLTEEMLEEHPNIGAYMAPSLNIRQEIITAEVPRLGRDAALKALKEWGQPKSKITHLVFCTTSGVEMPGADYKLANLLGLETSVRRVMLYHQGCYAGGTVLRTAKDLAENNAGARVLVVCSEITVVTFRGPSEDALDSLVGQALFGDGSSAVIVGSDPDVSIERPLFQLVSAAQTFIPNSAGAIAGNLREVGLTFHLWPNVPTLISENIEKCLTQAFDPLGISDWNSLFWIAHPGGPAILDAVEAKLNLEKKKLEATRHVLSEYGNMSSACVLFILDEMRKKSLKGENATTGEGLDWGVLFGFGPGLTIETVVLHSIPTITN, from the coding sequence ATGATCAAGAAGCGTTACATTCACTTGACCGAAGAAATGCTTGAGGAGCACCCAAACATCGGTGCTTATATGGCTCCATCTCTTAACATACGCCAAGAGATTATCACCGCTGAGGTACCTAGACTTGGTAGGGATGCAGCATTGAAGGCTCTTAAAGAGTGGGGCCAACCAAAGTCCAAGATCACCCATCTTGTGTTTTGTACAACCTCCGGTGTAGAAATGCCCGGTGCGGATTACAAACTCGCTAATCTCTTAGGTCTTGAAACATCGGTTAGAAGGGTGATGTTGTACCATCAAGGGTGCTATGCAGGTGGAACTGTCCTTCGAACCGCTAAGGATCTTGCAGAAAATAACGCAGGAGCACGAGTTCTTGTGGTGTGCTCTGAGATCACTGTTGTTACATTCCGTGGGCCTTCCGAAGATGCTTTGGACTCTTTAGTTGGCCAAGCCCTTTTTGGTGATGGGTCTTCAGCTGTGATTGTTGGATCAGATCCAGATGTCTCGATTGAACGACCACTCTTCCAACTTGTTTCAGCAGCCCAAACATTTATTCCTAATTCAGCAGGAGCCATTGCTGGAAACTTACGTGAGGTGGGGCTCACCTTTCATTTGTGGCCCAATGTGCCTACTTTGATTTCTGAGAACATAGAGAAATGCTTGACCCAGGCTTTTGACCCACTTGGTATTAGCGATTGGAACTCGTTATTTTGGATTGCTCACCCAGGTGGCCCTGCAATTCTCGATGCAGTTGAAGCAAAACtcaatttagagaaaaagaaacttgAAGCAACTAGGCATGTGTTAAGTGAGTACGGTAACATGTCAAGTGCATGTgtgttgtttattttggatgagATGAGAAAGAAATCCTTGAAGGGGGAAAATGCTACCACAGGTGAAGGATTGGATTGGGGAGTATTATTCGGTTTTGGGCCGGGCTTGACCATCGAAACTGTTGTGCTGCATAGCATTCCTACAATTAcaaattaa
- the LOC117933544 gene encoding stilbene synthase 6, which translates to MASVEEFRNAQRAKGPATILAIGTATPDHCIYQSDYADYYFRVTKSEHMTELKKKFNRICEKSMIKKRYIHLTEEMLEEHPNIGAYMAPSLNIRQEIITAEVPRLGRDAALKALKEWGQPKSKITHLVFCTTSGVEMPGADYKLANLLGLETSVRRVMLYHQGCYAGGTVLRTAKDLAENNAGARVLVVCSEITVVTFRGPSEDALDSLVGQALFGDGSSAVIVGSDPDVSIERPLFQLVSAAQTFIPNSAGAIAGNLREVGLTFHLWPNVPTLISENIEKCLTQAFDPLGISDWNSLFWIAHPGGPAILDAVEAKLNLEKKKLEATRHVLSEYGNMSSACVLFILDEMRKKSLKGENATTGEGLDWGVLFGFGPGLTIETVVLHSIPTVTN; encoded by the exons ATGGCTTCAGTTGAGGAATTTAGAAACGCTCAACGTGCCAAGGGTCCGGCCACTATCCTAGCCATTGGCACAGCTACTCCTGACCACTGTATCTACCAGTCTGATTATGCTGATTACTATTTCAGGGTCACTAAGAGCGAGCACATGACTGAGTTGAAGAAGAAGTTCAATCGCATAT GTGAGAAATCAATGATCAAGAAGCGTTACATTCACTTGACCGAAGAAATGCTTGAGGAGCACCCAAACATCGGTGCTTATATGGCTCCATCTCTTAACATACGCCAAGAGATTATCACCGCTGAGGTACCTAGACTTGGTAGGGATGCAGCATTGAAGGCTCTTAAAGAGTGGGGCCAACCAAAGTCCAAGATCACCCATCTTGTGTTTTGTACAACCTCCGGTGTAGAAATGCCCGGTGCGGATTACAAACTCGCTAATCTCTTAGGTCTTGAAACATCGGTTAGAAGGGTGATGTTGTACCATCAAGGGTGCTATGCAGGTGGAACTGTCCTTCGAACCGCTAAGGATCTTGCAGAAAATAACGCAGGAGCACGAGTTCTTGTGGTGTGCTCTGAGATCACTGTTGTTACATTCCGTGGGCCTTCCGAAGATGCTTTGGACTCTTTAGTTGGCCAAGCCCTTTTTGGTGATGGGTCTTCAGCTGTGATTGTTGGATCAGATCCAGATGTCTCGATTGAACGACCACTCTTCCAACTTGTTTCAGCAGCCCAAACATTTATTCCTAATTCAGCAGGAGCCATTGCCGGAAACTTACGTGAGGTGGGGCTCACCTTTCATTTGTGGCCCAATGTGCCTACTTTGATTTCTGAGAACATAGAGAAATGCTTGACCCAGGCTTTTGACCCACTTGGTATTAGCGATTGGAACTCGTTATTTTGGATTGCTCACCCAGGTGGCCCTGCAATTCTCGATGCAGTTGAAGCAAAACtcaatttagagaaaaagaaacttgAAGCAACTAGGCATGTGTTAAGTGAGTACGGTAACATGTCAAGTGCATGTgtgttgtttattttggatgagATGAGAAAGAAATCCTTGAAGGGGGAAAATGCTACCACAGGTGAAGGATTGGATTGGGGAGTATTATTCGGTTTTGGGCCGGGCTTGACCATCGAAACTGTTGTGCTGCATAGCATTCCTACAGTTAcaaattaa
- the LOC117933100 gene encoding stilbene synthase 4-like has translation MASVEEIRNAQRAKGPATVLAIGTATPDNCLYQSDFADYYFRVTKSEHMTELKKKFNRICDKSMIKKRYIHLTEEMLEEHPNIGAYMAPSLNIRQEIITAEVPKLGKEAALKALKEWGQPKSKITHLVFCTTSGVEMPGADYKLANLLGLEPSVRRVMLYHQGCYAGGTVLRTAKDLAENNAGARVLVVCSEITVVTFRGPSEAALDSLVGQALFGDGSAAVIIGSDPDISIERPLFQLVSAAQTFIPNTQGAIAGNLREVGLTFHLWPNVPTLIYENIEKCLTQAFDPLGISDWNSLFWIAHPGGPAILDAVEAKLSLDKQKLKATRHILSEYGNMSSACVLFILDEMRKKSLKEGKTTTGEGLDWGVLFGFGPGLTIETVVLHSICMDSN, from the exons ATGGCGTCTGTGGAGGAAATTAGAAATGCTCAGCGTGCCAAGGGTCCGGCCACCGTTCTAGCCATTGGCACAGCTACCCCGGACAACTGTCTGTATCAGTCTGATTTCGCTGATTACTATTTTCGGGTCACTAAGAGCGAGCACATGACCGAGCTTAAGAAGAAGTTCAACCGCATTT GTGACAAATCAATGATCAAGAAGCGTTATATTCATTTGACGGAAGAAATGCTTGAGGAGCACCCAAATATTGGTGCTTATATGGCTCCATCTCTTAACATACGCCAAGAGATTATCACTGCTGAGGTACCGAAGCTTGGTAAGGAAGCAGCATTGAAGGCTCTTAAAGAGTGGGGTCAACCTAAATCAAAGATCACCCACCTTGTATTCTGTACCACCTCAGGTGTAGAAATGCCCGGTGCAGATTATAAACTCGCTAATCTTTTAGGCCTCGAACCATCTGTTAGAAGAGTAATGTTGTACCATCAAGGGTGCTATGCAGGTGGAACTGTCCTTCGAACCGCTAAGGATCTTGCGGAGAATAATGCAGGAGCACGAGTTCTTGTGGTATGCTCTGAGATCACTGTTGTTACATTCCGTGGGCCTTCCGAAGCCGCTTTGGACTCTTTAGTCGGCCAAGCCCTTTTTGGTGATGGGTCTGCAGCTGTGATCATTGGATCAGATCCAGATATCTCAATTGAACGACCACTCTTTCAACTCGTCTCAGCTGCCCAAACATTCATCCCCAATACCCAAGGTGCAATTGCAGGCAACTTACGTGAAGTGGGTCTCACTTTTCATTTATGGCCTAATGTGCCTACTTTAATTTATGAGAACATAGAGAAATGTTTAACTCAGGCTTTTGACCCACTTGGTATTAGCGATTGGAACTCGTTATTTTGGATTGCTCACCCAGGTGGCCCTGCAATTCTTGATGCGGTTGAAGCAAAACTCAGTTTAGATAAGCAAAAGCTCAAAGCAACAAGGCATATTCTAAGTGAATATGGAAACATGTCAAGTGCATGTGTGTTGTTTATCTTGGATGAGATGAGAAAGAAATCGCTTAAGGAAGGAAAAACAACCACAGGTGAAGGATTGGATTGGGGTGTTTTGTTTGGCTTTGGACCAGGCCTAACCATCGAGACTGTTGTGCTACATAGCATTTGTATGGATTCAAATTGA